In one window of Microplitis demolitor isolate Queensland-Clemson2020A chromosome 4, iyMicDemo2.1a, whole genome shotgun sequence DNA:
- the LOC103568209 gene encoding pecanex-like protein 1 isoform X2, producing the protein MGSQSLEILRQGVWASLTGGWFYDPHLDVFSNTFHLYVWLFLLCFPFTIYLFLPPTFYVWLAYCASILMLFGTIKCVNHALHCVYDTSEYLEEPGPCVSQKKSESEKQRAARSKCQDRCSDQADLGIELQVLNGKTDTPPVECSSRNSYIEQNAPSADADSITSEYNRDKPNSTIDLKVEIHRKNSSESSEEAQQLSKPTVTSINVQDAELVSTQEREPRLRAKIDDWRSTHQTCVVQIKDRPGTRKLCRHASEDSQSRHTNQGTLGKTGSESRIKQTSSLELEQHGEDYPYWKSNQSVRRLASNSIPMETHLTTDHPQSLETISKKKDLDKIKMPSHPQSLEVIAKKLHQQLVHPQSLETIGATSKNVDASDDNNLPLHPQSLETINTKKILPQNTLKRNQLQLLPYLSYGSEIVHPIAEQSDEQFANDSAGGYSLRDSYSPLLTRKTIGDSSTCSNRDRSLSAGGFDDRFSRFNGEIAIDNDSANSREALIDKGKSSFNRRFSNGSQSSHDLSDGDRRKEIHEDTVNRVDDLVNSGSIVGLDWLFENDECTAESWANKNFHSKEPDSGSSSTTTLSIDNEVRKTLLPLPNTTDSKRHQGAIPKQNRPKACPEIINNSLNVCSSLEASGNKPRRTIESRRDRDRKQTKDNSQFEQASSNNELSTLLSNPAPPLLAALLKSDTQVSGSNAPDNPPAAVRIEIPVPNISRGNRTRRLKRQRVYRRPRHEDNLGVFTALEGLISNGDYHIATNHNDTSEGAIHYFHDDNGRWFAYKFDEKDPTSATTAPIPSGLNDKLINSLLQQQQHQQQQSQQQQPHQPQQRSIPLDVLSSPANNQTKTQNSLPANIVSTNTGGNSNVFDPGMLFERDFFFQMRATRNCRIHHLLENINVNSQPPENQNQMVVLPLPNHQETDMNNSLSWNRFIDGLDGPNDSKSKPTRHYYKWKIGKFPHVKIRFDRLSLLALLDRNLTVLETTISTILAVTVAGLGLQILQKGFYRDIFAFIFCFVTAGCQYSLLKSVQPDAASPTHGFNRIIVFSRSVYYIIVSSIILILNESLHNFKNSDFQVYGLRVTDYDTINQVKNILLIFLLVFPIIFSLGLFPQINTFLMYICEHLDIHLFGGTATTSLVSSIYSLSRSVVTVAILYGFAYGALTEPKSSQHILFSIFAGLLVAISYHLSRSSSDPSVIWDIVKTNLWPPEMYLEEMEAKVIENTSRQESTPATTATTITTNVNKDPKIRTTGRKKDVKIKVGEQITDCELVDPLPQKLRSTVKARLKNDLIVCIVIGVLSFIIHCSTIFTALQSQINDVLWGVVSCLGFILHYIIPQLRKQLPWLCLARPVLRSHEHAQFEVREPVKIMWYEKIYVYLGFIERNILYPIVFLWALTDCSSKIVSKFGESVGALIIVVCGLKSLRSAYADPSSRYLVLAFSLLFFQYDYRHLSETFLVDYFVIAIAYAKIHELLLKIRFVVTYIAPWQVTWGSAFHAFAQPFSVPHSAMLFLQATISAILSTPLNPLLGSAIFICSYVRPLKFWERDYKTRRVDHSNTRMSSHLERNLGADDNNLNSIFYEQLTRSLQHSLYGDLALGRWGNVEQGDCFLLASDYLNCLVHVIQLANGLVTFQLRGLEFRGTYCQQREVEAISESIEENDNCCCCEMGHFSNVLSMNAAFGQRWLAWEVASAKYVLEGYSISDNSAGSMLQVFDFRKVLVTYYVKSIVFYVIKSFKLKQWLDNTDITDALKPTLEKNFVDLDPVFNMNIDEDFDFRASGISRSSFCNVYLDWIQFCAVKVDKTLERTRDSCLVSLCLALSLLGRRVLGAASHNTVSSVEFFLYGLHALFKGDFRITSIRDEWVLHDVDLLKSVVAKGVRMALKLHQDHFMSPEQYDDPAALYEAIDNHDRHLVISHEADPLWRNAVLSGAPSLLALRHVVDDGIDEYKVIMLNKRFLSFRVIKMNRECVRGLWAGQQQELVYLRNRNPERGSIQNAKQALRNIINSSCDQPIGYPIYVSPLTTSYAETNEQLCSIVGGPFSLNTIKNNVLKLWRKVRRRCGEGCSSGGTGSQDDGGFGNDGVYAMTTYNIHSGYSQSGHNTSGSQSMDSGCQIGGSTGRGSLGRANTGSLGGNRGSLASVGKPTSSTLASLAGLLSNNDIKTESKCETSFSGKDKEEISQRVRIMDPNQVYDAINLGRRIDVIWPDEKMRQQGGRSGWQHWVPERGMEGCVVHRWLPNHRDPNRRSHVDKVILLVKIDDKFVPIAEQGVRDLGAEV; encoded by the exons ATGGGTTCGCAATCGCTAGAAATATTGAGACAAGGTGTCTGGGCGAGCTTGACAGGAGGCTGGTTTTACGATCCACATCTAGatgttttttcaaatacatTTCATCTTTACGTATGGCTCTTCTTACTGTGTTTTCCCTTTACTATTTATCTC tttttACCTCCCACGTTTTACGTATGGTTGGCATACTGCGCATCAATCTTGATGCTATTTGGAACAATAAAATGTGTGAATCATGCCCTGCATTGTGTTTACGACACGAGCGAGTATCTGGAAGAACCGGGACCATGTGTGAGTCAAAAGAAGTCAGAGAGCGAAAAGCAACGTGCGGCTCGTAGTAAATGCCAGGATCGGTGTTCAGATCAAGCTGATCTTGGCATTGAATTGCAAGTATTAAATG GGAAAACTGATACACCTCCTGTCGAATGTTCATCGAGAAATTCATACATCGAACAAAATGCACCGAGTGCTGACGCTGATAGTATTACTTCAGAGTATAATCGTGATAAACCAAATTCTACGATAGATTTAAAGGTTGAAATTCATCGAAAAAATAGCTCGGAAAGTTCTGAAGAAGCACAACAGTTGAGTAAACCAACTGTGACTAGTATAAATGTCCAAGACGCTGAATTAGTTTCTACGCAAGAACGTGAACCAAGACTGAGAGCTAAAATTGATG attgGCGATCAACACATCAAACGTGTGTTGTACAAATAAAAGATCGTCCGGGTACACGTAAATTGTGTAGACATGCATCTGAAGATTCTCAAAGTCGGCATACAAATCAGGGGACACTCGGCAAAACTGGGTCTGAAAGTCGTATTAAACAGACAAGTTCTCTGGAATTGGAGCAACATGGCGAAGACTATCCTTATTGGAAGTCTAATCAAAGTGTTCGTCGACTTGCGTCTAACTCTATACCCATGGAAACTCATCTTACAACAGATCATCCTCAAAGTTTAGAAActatttcaaagaaaaaagatttggataaaataaaaatgccgTCACATCCACAGTCACtggag gTGATAGCAAAAAAACTTCATCAACAGCTAGTGCATCCTCAGAGTTTAGAAACAATTGGCGCTACTAGTAAAAATGTAGATGCTTCTGACGACAATAATTTACCTCTTCATCCTCAGAGTTTAGAAacaataaatactaaaaag atattaccacaaaatactttaaaaagaaatcaaCTTCAACTATTACCGTATTTAAGTTACGGTTCTGAAATAGTTCATCCAATTGCCGAACAAAGTGACGAACAATTTGCTAATGATAGCGCCGGGGGTTATAGTCTTAGAGATTCTTACAGTCCTTTACTTACAAGAAAAACAATAGGTGATAGTAGTACCTGCTCTAATCGCGACCGAAGCTTAAGTGCCGGTGGTTTCGATGATAGATTTTCTAG atttaatgGAGAAATAGCAATAGATAATGACTCAGCAAATTCGAGAGAAGCTCTTATAGATAAAGGAAAGTCATCGTTTAATCGAAGATTTAGTAATGGCAGTCAAAGTAGTCATGATTTGTCAGATGGGGATAGAAGAAAAGAAATACACGAGGATACTGTTAATAGGGTTGATGATCTCGTTAACTCTGGCAGTATTGTCGGGCTTGATTGGCTGTTTGAGAATGATGAGTGTACTGCTGAGTCTTGGGCCAATAAAA attttcacTCAAAAGAACCAGACTCTGGATCTTCAAGTACAACAACATTGAGTATTGACAACGAAGTTAGAAAAACTCTGTTACCTTTGCCAAATACGACGGACAGTAAACGTCATCAAGGAGCGATACCGAAGCAGAACCGTCCGAAAGCATgtccagaaattataaataattcattaaatgtcTGTTCATCATTGGAAGCTTCGGGAAATAAACCACGACGGACAATTGAGTCCCGCCGTGACCGTGATAGAAAACAAACAAAAGATAATAGTCAATTTGAGCAGGCCAGTTCAAACAACGAATTAAGTACTTTACTTTCAAACCCCGCGCCTCCATTACTGGCAGCTCTGCTTAAATCAGATACACAAGTTAGTGGATCAAATGCTCCTGATAATCCCCCGGCTGCTGTACGGATTGAAATTCCAGTGCCCAATATATCAAGAGGAAACAGAACTAGAAGACTGAAACGTCAACGAGTTTATCGTAGACCAAGGCACGAAGATAACTTGGGTGTTTTTACAGCTCTCGAAGGTTTGATATCCAATGGAGACTATCATATAGCAACAAATCATAATGATACAAGTGAAGGTGCCATTCACTATTTTCATGACGACAATGGGCGTTGGTTTGCGTATAAATTCGATGAAAAAGATCCGACTTCAGCTACAACAGCGCCGATACCATCTGGTctcaatgataaattaataaattctttattacaacagcaacagcatcAGCAGCAGCAAAGTCAACAACAGCAACCACATCAACCACAGCAACGCAGTATTCCTCTTGATG TGTTGTCAAGTCCTGCCAATAATCAAACAAAAACCCAAAATTCATTGCCAGCGAATATTGTGTCAACAAATACGGGTGGTAATTCAAATGTATTTGATCCTGGAATGTTATTTGAAcgtgattttttctttcaaatgcGTGCGACACGTAATTGTCGGATACATCATCTATTGGAGAACATAAATGTCAACTCACAGCCACctgaaaatcaaaatcaaatGGTAGTACTGCCATTACCAAATCATCAAGAAACTGATATGAATAATAGTTTATCATGGAATAGATTTATTGATGGTTTAGATGGTCCAAATGATTCTAAATCAAAGCCTACAAGGCATTATTACAAATGGAAAATAGGAAAATTTCCTCATGTTAAAATACGATTTGACAGATTATCTTTATTAGCTTTACTCGACCGCAATTTAACTGTTTTAGAAACGACAATATCAACAATTCTTGCAGTAACTGTTGCTGGTCTTGGATTACAAATCCTGCAAAAAGGATTTTATCGTGATatatttgcttttatattttgcTTTGTCACTGCTGGATGTCAGTATTCGTTATTAAAATCAGTTCAACCTGATGCTGCATCACCGACACACGGATTCAATCGTATAATCGTATTTTCACGATctgtttattatattattgtctCAAGTATAATTCTTATTCTCAATGAATCACTGCACAACTTCAAGAATTCCGATTTTCAAGTATACGGTTTACGCGTAACCGATTACGATACAATTAatcaagttaaaaatattttacttatatttttactggTATTTCCAATCATTTTTTCCCTCGGACTTTTTCcacaaataaatacatttctTATGTACATATGTGAGCATCTAGACATCCATCTATTTGGTGGTACTGCTACGACTTCTCTCGTATCATCAATTTACAGTCTTTCTCGCAGTGTGGTAACAGTTGCGATTTTATATGGATTCGCTTACGGTGCACTGACAGAACCAAAATCATCACAGCacattttgttttcaattttcgcTGGCCTACTAGTTGCCATATCGTATCACTTGAGTAGATCATCATCTGATCCCAGTGTGATATGGGATATCGTCAAGACAAATTTATGGCCACCGGAAATGTATCTAGAAGAAATGGAAGCCAAAGTTATTGAAAACACATCAAGACAAGAGTCAACACCAGCTACAACTGCTACAACAATAACGACAAATGTCAACAAAGATCCTAAGATAAGAACAACAGGAAGAAAAAAAgatgtcaaaataaaagttgGAGAACAAATAACAGATTGCGAACTTGTTGATCCACTTCCACAAAAATTACGGAGTACCGTAAAAGCGAGACTGAAAAATGATCTAATAGTTTGTATAGTTATCGGTGTGTTATCATTTATCATCCATTGCTCGACAATATTTACAGCATTGCAGTCACAAATTAATGATGTACTTTGGGGAGTAGTAAGTTGTcttggttttattttacattatataATACCGCAGTTAAGAAAACAATTACCCTGGTTATGTTTAGCAAGACCAGTATTAAGAAGTCATGAACACGCGCAATTTGAAGTGCGGGAACCCGTCAAAATAATGtggtatgaaaaaatttatgtttacttGGGTTTTATCGAACGAAATATACTTTACCCAATAGTCTTCCTGTGGGCATTGACGGATTGTTCGTCAAAAATAGTCAGCAAATTTGGCGAAAGTGTCGGCGCATTGATAATTGTCGTCTGTGGACTGAAATCACTGAGGTCAGCTTATGCAGATCCATCGTCACGTTACTTAGTGTTGGCGTTTTCCCTATTGTTTTTTCAGTATGACTATCGTCACTTAAGCGAAACATTTCTCGTGGATTACTTTGTAATAGCAATAGCTTACGCTAAAATccatgaattattattgaagatACGTTTCGTCGTTACTTATATTGCGCCTTGGCAAGTAACATGGGGGAGCGCATTCCACGCATTTGCGCAGCCTTTTTCAGTCCCACACTCGGCGATGCTGTTTCTCCAGGCAACAATATCAGCTATACTCAGCACGCCATTAAATCCGTTACTAGGCAGTGCGATATTTATATGCTCTTATGTAAGaccattaaaattttgggaaCGTGATTATAAAACACGTCGAGTTGATCATTCAAACACACGCATGTCGTCACATTTAGAACGCAATCTTGGCGCTGATGACAATAATCTCAACTCAATATTTTACGAACAACTGACGCGATCTCTTCAGCACAGTCTCTATGGCGATTTAGCCCTTGGAAGATGGGGTAATGTTGAACAGGGCGATTGTTTTTTACTGGCATCGGACTACCTCAATTGTCTTGTTCATGTTATACAGTTAGCCAACGGTCTAGTGACTTTTCAATTACGCGGGCTTGAATTCCGCGGGACTTATTGCCAGCAGCGTGAAGTTGAAGCGATATCTGAAAGCATTGAGGAAAATGACAATTGCTGTTGCTGCGAAATGGGACATTTTTCAAATGTACTGAGTATGAATGCAGCATTTGGACAAAGATGGCTAGCATGGGAAGTTGCCAGTGCGAAATATGTACTTGAGGGATACTCGATATCTGATAATTCTGCGGGTTCAATGCTTCAAGTATTTGATTTTCGTAAAGTACTTGTTACTTATTATGTCAAaagtattgttttttatgttataaaatcttttaaattgaAACAGTGGCTCGACAATACAGATATTACGGATGCACTTAAACCaacattggaaaaaaattttgtcgacTTGGATCCTgtttttaatatgaatattgaTGAAGATTTTGATTTTCGTGCAAGTGGTATATCTAGAAGTAGTTTTTGTAATGTTTATCTCGATTGGATACAATTTTGTGCTGTTAAAGTTGATAAGACACTTGAAAGAACACGTGATTCTTGTCTTGTATCATTGTGTTTAGCACTGAGTCTTTTAGGCAGACGTGTACTTGGAGCAGCTTCTCACAATACTGTATCAagtgttgaattttttctttacggTCTCCATGCGCTTTTCAAAGGTGATTTTAGAATAACATCAATACGCGATGAATGGGTACTACATGACGTTGATTTGCTGAAAAGTGTCGTCGCTAAAGGTGTTCGAATGGCGTTAAAATTACATCAAGATCATTTTATGAGTCCTGAACAGTATGACGACCCTGCAGCATTGTATGAAGCAATTGATAATCATGACCGTCATTTAGTTATCAGCCATGAAGCCGATCCTCTGTGGCGTAATGCTGTACTGAGTGGAGCGCCAAGTCTTCTAGCACTGCGGCATGTTGTTGATGATGGCATTGATGAATACAAAGTTATAATGCtgaataaacgttttttgagTTTTCGTGTTATTAAGATGAATCGTGAGTGCGTACGTGGACTGTGGGCTGGTCAACAGCAAGAATTAGTTTATTTGAGGAATCGTAATCCAGAAAGAGGATCAATACAAAATGCTAAACAAGCGTTgcgaaatattattaatagttcCTGTGATCAGCCAATTGGATATCCGATTTATGTTTCACCGCTTACTACTAGTTATGCTGAAACAAATGAACAGCTTTGTTCTATTGTTGGTGGACCATTTAGTTTGAataccattaaaaataatgtactaaaattatGGAGAAa agTTAGAAGAAGATGTGGCGAAGGATGCTCTTCTGGTGGTACTGGATCTCAAGACGACGGTGGATTTGGTAATGATGGCGTTTATGCAATGACTACTTACAATATCCATtctg GATACAGTCAATCTGGTCACAATACCTCGGGATCTCAATCAATGGACTCTGGATGCCAAATAGGGGGATCAACAGGTCGCGGATCATTGGGCAGAGCAAATACAGGTTCACTGGGTGGTAATCGTGGATCACTGGCGTCTGTTGGTAAACCAACAAGTTCTACACTAGCAAGTCTTGCTGGTTTATTAAGTAACAACGATATTAAAACAGAATCTAAATGCGAAACAAGTTTTTCTGGTAAAGACAAAGAAGAAATATCACAACGAGTAAGAATAATGGATCCAAATCAAGTGTACGATGCTATTAATCTCGGCAGACGTATTGATGTTATTTGGCCAGATGAAAAAATGCGACAACAAGGTGGTAGGTCGGGCTGGCAACATTGGGTGCCTGAAAGAGGTATGGAGGGCTGTGTTGTTCACCGATGGTTGCCTAACCATCGTGATCCAAATCGACGTTCACACGTCGACAAAGTTATTTTACTTGTAAAAATAGATGATAAATTTGTGCCGATTGCCGAACAAGGTGTAAGAGATTTAGGTGCTGAAGTTTAA